In a single window of the Cygnus olor isolate bCygOlo1 chromosome 5, bCygOlo1.pri.v2, whole genome shotgun sequence genome:
- the NKX2-8 gene encoding homeobox protein Nkx-2.8: MATSGRISFTVRSILDLPEQDAHSIKQASDHHHSAENYTGSPYRGWIETDRNHYPSSDESGPELSLPDSTQRPLPARGSEAEKKKKRRVLFSKAQTLELERRFRQQRYLSAPEREQLARLLSLTPTQVKIWFQNHRYKMKRARSEGPGSPPPPRPPALLRRLLVPVPVLVRDGEPCRGCPASPPPPAARPKLGCALAGCSAQAALAVQGYQACPPALGVFPAYQHLAHPAVVSWSW, encoded by the exons ATGGCCACATCTGGCAGGATCAGTTTTACAGTGAGGAGCATTTTGGATTTACCAGAGCAGGATGCGCATAGCATAAAGCAAGCCTCCGACCACCACCACTCAGCGGAGAACTACACCGGCTCGCCGTACCGAGGGTGGATAGAAACAGACAGAAATCATTATCCCT CCTCCGACGAGAGCGGCCCGGAGCTGAGCCTGCCCGACTCCACCCAAaggccgctccccgcccgcgGCTCGGAGGCCGAGAAGAAGAAGAAGCGGCGGGTGCTCTTCTCCAAGGCGCAGACGCTGGAGCTGGAGCGGCGGTTCCGGCAGCAGCGCTACCTCTCGGCGCCGGAGCGGGAGCAGCTGGCCCGCCTGCTCAGCCTCACTCCCACCCAGGTGAAGATCTGGTTCCAAAACCACCGCTACAAGATGAAGCGGGCGCGCAGCGAGGGGCCCGGCAGCCCTccgccgccgcgcccgcccGCCCTGCTGCGCCGGCTCctggtgccggtgccggtgctggTGCGGGACGGggagccgtgccggggctgccccgccagccccccgccgcctgccGCCCGTCCCAAGCTGGGCTGCGCCCTGGCGGGCTGCAGCGCCCAGGCCGCCCTCGCCGTCCAGGGCTACCAAGCCTGCCCGCCCGCCCTGGGCGTCTTCCCCGCGTACCAGCACTTAGCGCACCCCGCCGTCGTCTCCTGGAGCTGGTGA